The following nucleotide sequence is from Phacochoerus africanus isolate WHEZ1 chromosome 6, ROS_Pafr_v1, whole genome shotgun sequence.
gggttccatccctgcccttgctcagtgggttaatgatccggcgttgccgtgagctgtggtgtaggtcgcagacgcggctcggatcctgcgttgctgtggctctggtgtaggctggcagctacagctccgattcgacccctagcctggaaacctccatatgccgccagagcggcccaagaaatagcaaaaagacaaaaaaacaaaacaaaacaaaacaaaaaactgaactGTGTGTCGTTTTGTAGGCTGGTAATGGATGTGGAAtgtgggaaaaggaagagagagaaaggaggtggggaaagaTGGGGGAGGAAAATAAGAAGATAGGGAGGGAAAAGGGGatgaaaggagagggaagagaggaaaaggagagaggaagggcacAAGGGAAGGTGGGCACATCGTTAGGAAAGCTTTGGGTGGAGGGAGGTTGAACTTTGGGTAAGTCTGGTGTTTGCTGCTCTGTACTGATCTCTCCTGAATTCTCTCCCAGCTCCACTCTGTGAACCAACTGGTAAGTTgcacttccttttcttcttcatggTGTGTGGGTATCTGATCATTTGAGTCAGTGCAGGAGGCCTGGGGATGGCTGTCTGATATCCGGTATACAGATGACAGCGGCTCCCTTGGGCCCAGGTTGCTTGTGTTCACATGACAAGCATGACAAGTGCCAGCTCAGCTGGTGGAGCAGATCTTGGTCTGATCTTCTCAAGACCACAGTCTTGTTTTTCTGGGACATCCCAGCTTAGGGATGCACAAAGAAGTCAGGGGATGCTGAAGATTGATGCTAGAAGACTCTCTGCCCTCTGCCAGAAGGGCTCCAAGGTCCCTGTGCATTCCCCAGCTGCTTGCTCCATCGGGAATGTTGAAGAGAATGCCAAAGTCACATCTCCACAGAGAACATCACAGTCACTGCTTGGAGGGACCACATACAAAATGATATAGACTGCTGCCTATAGACCTTCCTATTTTCGGACCTGTTCTGAAGTCACAACTGCTCCCCCATTTTTTCTCCGGTTTATGCAAACTTACTTCATCACTCTGCTCCTGATTCAGTCTTGCCTTTACCAGAtgaatagaagaggaaattttCCCCAGAGGAAATCTTTCACTAAAGTATGTTTAATCTAATATATGTGACTCTTGTgcctaaaataataatgatgggGATAAAAGATGTTATCCTGCTACTTCAAGAACACAGGCTGTATGTGCAACTAGGGAAACACAGGGTTAGGAATTCCTATAACCAGAGATACTCAGAACTAGTCAGCCTTCTGGGTTCCTCACCTGATGTTTGTCCAAGTCTAACTCGTGCCTTGCGTTAATGCCATCATGTCTCATGCTTGGCTCTGCTTTTACTCCATAAGTGTACATGACCAATTATAGCCTAAGCAGATAtccagagccacatctgggatGAAGAAACAAAGCTTCTGCCACCAGGAATTTGCCAGGTAGTCCCTGTGCCTGAGAATGAGCTGAAACAAGCTCGGAGGTGCAAGACTGTGTCCAGACCTGTGCAAACTGGCCTGTCTAGTGTCCTACTCCATCCCTACCCCAGATTCACTCAGAAGGGTGGGTTGCAGGTGCCCAGATGCCTTTTTGATTCGATTCTCTGCTCAGCCCCCAAAGTTATGCTGCATCTCAGTCCTCTGAGACTCCAGTTTTCCAAGGAAAGAAAGTGACTAATGCATAGGGTATTCCATGCCTCAGCACAGAGCAAACATTCTGGGCCCATggttgaaatgattttttttaaaagtctcactTAAAAAATTCTCATAGGAAAGCTCGGAGATTTTAGATACTGGACCAGGAATCACCCCTCAGTGATCTAGAACACTTACCATTTTCACCTGATGTGCAGAGAAAGAGGCTTTTCTAAGGAATATTCTTAAAAATTCCCATAGAGCAGAGGCTCTGAGGGATAAATAAATGCCCCAAGAGCCAGTGCTATCAGGGCTTTTGGTGTTTCATGGGCTGCTGCCACTGTGATTGATAGGGGATGAGATGAAAGCAGAACATAACTCTACCCATCTTTAATTCATCCAGGAAAGGACTTCTATGGCCAAAAAAGTGAACATCCATGAGGGTCTGAACCTCATGGATGTGTGGATGCAAGCTATTTCTAGGCAGGTGCATGCCTGTTCCTTCCATAAGGACTATCCAtaaaaggggaaggagaaaaacagtagAGAAGAAATCGAGTTCCTCCCAGTATTTATCAGACTGACTGATCCTCCATGTCTCATATTCTGGCTCTGAAAGAGATAGTATGGGTCTGAGACATCAGGGGAAAAGGGAACAGATAAAAATGACCTCTATGGCTTATAACAAGGatgaatgaaatatattttcctaaaacTTCAAGCTTCACCTTCCCCAATGCCAACCCCAGCGACAGTCATCAATATCCCTGCACTGTCTCCCAAAGTGTTTTCAGTTCATGGATAGAAACTTCAAAGAGTAAGAACCAGATCAAAGGTAAGGGTTGCCTTGTGGAAGTGATAATGCACAGGGGTaggatgtgctgggggtgagCAGCTGAAAGCCCGTGGGCCATGTCGGGGCTGGGTGGTGAGGTGAGAGGTGGCTGGTGTATTCAACTAGTTGCTTCTTTGGGTCTTGTGGAGAACAAATGCTGTGAACAagtgtctccccccccccccaatcaggAACCCTGAACTCCATTGTCCTAGAATATGTGTTTGATTCTTCTCCTAGTGCTGTTTGTGACAGTCAGCCCCTCTCCACCTATAGAGGGGAACTCAATGACTCTGGCCTGTAATACCCGGACCCCTCCACAAACGTTAGATACCCCTCCACAGAAGTTAGAGGTTCAGCGCCAGTTCTGTTTCTACAAAGATGGCCTGGCCCTAGGGCTGGGCTGGGACAGCCTCCCTGAGCTCCGGATTCCCACTGTGTGGAGGGAGGACTCAGGATCTTACTGGTGTGAAGCCAAGATGACATCACTCAAGGTCATACGGAGCCCGAGAGTCCAGATAAATGTGCACAGTGAGTGCCAGCGGGGCCCTCtgctggggtgggctggggagggcagaggcacGAGACTGGTGTTCTCTGACTGTTGTGTGCTGCTCCTACATGACTGGGTGCTATCTGAGATGTGAACCTGAGCTTCTCTTTATCAGAGTTCTTAAGGGGTCTTCCCTAATCCTTGCTATTCCCATACATGCAAATGAAGAATATTGAGGAAGCCCCTTTCTGTGTGGAGTGTGTAGAGGAAATAGCTGTGTAAACACAGTCCCTGACTATGAGACACTGATGCTCAACTGGCATCCAGGATGAAATGCGTGGCGGTGTTAACAGAAACTACCGAGAAGGGAGGAATCTGACTGAGGAGGTCAAGAGGCAGCTTTGAGGAAAAGGCTATGGAGGAAGGGCTTACAGAAGAGAAACTGAGGTCTGGTTTTGAAAGTTCAAAAGGAAAGAGGGTGTTTGGGGTTCTGAACCCTGTTATTCCGTGTCAGGGTTGACGTTTCTGACATCCTCTCCCACACTCAAACAAAGATGTATCCTTGATACTACAAAGCATATACTAATCCCTCCGGAGAAATGGGCTTTCCCAGGCTTGCTCAAAACTCAGCACTGTGAATTTAGACCACTACACAACCCCCCTGGatacttcatatgccacaggccctCTTCTAGTGCTTCACACACGTTAACTGAAGCCTCATATTGTAGGAGATGACTatcattattatctccattttacagaaaggaaaCTGAATCTCAGAGAAGTGTAGTGATTTGATCAAGCTCACACAAGAGTTGGAACCAAAATTCAGCTGAGGCAGTTTGACTTGTAACCCAGATGTGTAACCACCACACAATTGTGCCTTGAAATGATAAGAGTTTGAGAGATCAGGGTTCTGGGAATCACGTGTCCTAGGCAGGGAGAGGATACTGCACTCTCCATGGGAATATTATGGTGTCTCTTCACCCTACTGCCATCAACACAACCAATGCCAATTTCAAATCATCAgaacccctcctccaccccaccccacctttaATCTCTGTAAATGATTGACTTCACTGAAGGCCTTTGCTTGCTGAACTGTCACAACTACTCTGTCCCTGAAACCCTCCCTACTCAGGACCCTCCTGTGTCATCTTGTGTTTGTGTAGGTATCCCCATCAGTAAGGTGAGCTTGGAGATCCAACCTCCAGATGGACACCTGATGGTGGGAGAGAAGCTGGTTCTTGCCTGCTCAGTCACTGGGGGCACAGGAGAGATCACCTTCTTCTGGTACAAAGGGTCCCTGGGTTTAAAGCTGGACATGAAGACCCAGCTTTCACCAAAGGCCAAGTTTGAGATCCCTGCAGTGAGGGAGAGTGACTCTGAGCAGTATTACTGTGCAGCTGAGAATGGCTATGGCCCCAGGCTCAGTGAGCTGGTGAACATCACCGTCAGAAGTAAGTTCCACGGCACTTCAGCTCAGCCAGCATGTCACAATCTGGGCTCCATGTTCCCAGGGCATCCTGGGGATGTTCAATGGGGCTGAGCCTCTGTGAGCAGGGATGTTGGCTCTGACTCTTCATCAGAGGCCCTCTCTGACAGTCTACTATCTCTCTCAGTTCCAGTGTCTCGTCCTGTCCTCATCCTCAGGGCTCCCAAGCCAGACGCTCTGGTGGGGGATGTGGTGGAGCTTTTCTGTGAGTCCCACAGAGGCTCTCCCCCAATCCTGTACCATTTTTATCATGAGAATGTCTCCCTGGGGAGCAGCTCAGCACCCTTTGGAGGAGGAGTGTCCTTCAACCACTCTTTGATGGCAGAACATTCTGGAAACTACTCCTGTGAGGCCAACAATGGCCAGGGGGCCCAGCGCAGTGCAGTGGTGACACTCAACATCACAGGTATAGTTCACGCTGTGGAGCTATCTTGGTCAATGTCTCTTTCCCAGCATCCGGGAGAGTTTTACTGACCCCACAATGTTTCTGGTGATGTGCTACCAAAAGATGGGGCTTCTGCAGGTGATGCTGTTTTGGAAGATGTATCTGAGGGGGCGTGGAGGACTTCAAAACTGGTGCCTCTCTCCTTTCATCAATGTGATGAGTTGCAAGTCCCTAGGTGCATAGATAACTCCCACCCTCCACACCTCCCCCAGGAAGAGCAGACCTTGGACTCAAGCCACACTCAAGAGGTCTGCTCTCCAAACCCAAGCCCTTCTCCTTGGCAGCTCATGTACAAGTCTCTCCCTTCAGTGCCTACGGAGGATAGAAAAGAACCTCTTACTTCTGGAGTCATTGGGGTGCTGCTTGGCATCCTCAGTCCCACCGCTATCGCCCCGTTATTTTGCTGTTGGCTCAAGAGAAAAAGAGGTTAGTATTTATAGAGACATATTTTGTTACTGTGACCTTTATTTTCACTGAAATAAGGCTAGATTTTTGacatatatactattttttaattactcaaatgaatttatcacatctgtagttgtataatgatcataacaatctgatttcacaggatttccattccataaCCCAAGAACATCCCCCCCCACCAAACTGTCTtttccagagaccataagtttttcaatgtctgtgagtcagcatctgttctgcaaagttcagtctgtccttttttcagattccacatgtcagtgaaagcattcgatgttggtgtctcattgaatggctgacttcacttagtatgataatttctaggtccatccatgttgctaaaaatgctggtatttcattcattttaatggctgagtaatattccattgtgtatatgtaccacatcttcttgatccactcctctgttaatggacatttaggttgtttccatgtcttggctattgtaaatagtgctgcaatgaacaccggagtacatgtgtctttgcaagttgtggttttctctggatagatgcccaggagtgggattgctggatcaaatggtagttctatgtttagttttctgaggaatctccatactgctttccacagtggttgcaccatttacaatcccaccaacagtgtactagggttcctttttctccataccccctccagcacttattgtttgtagactttttgatgatggccattctggctggtgtaaggtggtacctcagagtggttttgatttgcatctctctaataatgagtgatgttgaacatcttttcatgtgttttttggccatctgtatgtcttctttggagaactatctgtttagatcttctgccaatttttgatggggttctttgtttttttggtatggagctgcagaagttgtttataaattttggagattaatcccttgtcagtcaattcatctgcaaagattttctcccattctgtgggttgtctttttgtgttgtttagggtttcctttgctgtgcagaaacttttaagtttgattaggtcccatttgtttatttttgttttcattgtcaatactctaagaggtggatctgagaagatgttgctgtcatttatgtcagagagtgtttggcctatgttttcctctaagagtttgatagtgtctggtcttatatctaggtctttaatccatttggagtttatttttgtgtgtggtgttagggagtgttctaatttcattcttttccatgtggctgtccagttttcccagcaccacttattgaacaagctgtcctttctccattgtatatccttgcctcctttgtcatagattagttggctgtaggtgcgtgggtttaattctgggctttctatcctgttccactgatctatatgtctgtctttgtgccagtaccatgcagttttgatgattgttgctttgtagtatagtctgaagtccaggaacctaattcctccagctccatttttctttttcaggatgtctttggctattttgggtatgttgtgcttccaaacaaacaaacacgaaaatattttgttgagttctgtggaaaatgtccttggtaatatgatagggattgcattgaatctgtatattgccttaggtagtatagtcatttttataatattatctCTTcctatccatgagcatggtatatctttacatatatttgtgtcatctttgatttctttcatcagtggcttattgttttcagagtacaggtcttttgtctctttgggtaggtttactcctaggtattttattcttttggatgcaatggtaaacgggattgcttccctaatttctctttctgctctttcattgttagtgtatagaaatgccattgatttctgtgtattaattttgtattctgtgactttgccaaattcatggatgagctctagcagttttctggtagagtctttcgagttctctaggtataatatcatgtcatctgcaaatagtgatagttttacttcttcctttccaatttggattctttttatttcttttacctctctgattgccgtggctaggacttccaaaactatgttgaagagtagtggcaagagcagacatccttgtcttgttcctgatctcaatgggaattctttcagcttttcaccattgagaatgatgtttgctgtgggtttgtcatatatgggctttattatgttgagataggttccctctgtgcccactttccgaatggttttttatcagaaatgggtgttggattttgtcaaaggctttttctgtgtctattgagaggatcatatggtttttattcttcagtttgttaatgtggtgtatcacactgatggatttgcagatattgaagaacccttgcatccctgggataaatcccagttgatcatgactaa
It contains:
- the FCRL1 gene encoding Fc receptor-like protein 1 isoform X2, which translates into the protein MLLRLLLLICAPLCEPTVLFVTVSPSPPIEGNSMTLACNTRTPPQTLDTPPQKLEVQRQFCFYKDGLALGLGWDSLPELRIPTVWREDSGSYWCEAKMTSLKVIRSPRVQINVHSIPISKVSLEIQPPDGHLMVGEKLVLACSVTGGTGEITFFWYKGSLGLKLDMKTQLSPKAKFEIPAVRESDSEQYYCAAENGYGPRLSELVNITVRIPVSRPVLILRAPKPDALVGDVVELFCESHRGSPPILYHFYHENVSLGSSSAPFGGGVSFNHSLMAEHSGNYSCEANNGQGAQRSAVVTLNITVPTEDRKEPLTSGVIGVLLGILSPTAIAPLFCCWLKRKRGRLSARDPPRSPPRPAPQQTTYINSQALKQLQPVYENVNVVSGDEVYSLVYCTQQERPATAEEPSETNIEDKDSSAIYYRLMADLTDVDYEDAM
- the FCRL1 gene encoding Fc receptor-like protein 1 isoform X1, whose product is MNEIYFPKTSSFTFPNANPSDSHQYPCTVSQSVFSSWIETSKSKNQIKVLFVTVSPSPPIEGNSMTLACNTRTPPQTLDTPPQKLEVQRQFCFYKDGLALGLGWDSLPELRIPTVWREDSGSYWCEAKMTSLKVIRSPRVQINVHSIPISKVSLEIQPPDGHLMVGEKLVLACSVTGGTGEITFFWYKGSLGLKLDMKTQLSPKAKFEIPAVRESDSEQYYCAAENGYGPRLSELVNITVRIPVSRPVLILRAPKPDALVGDVVELFCESHRGSPPILYHFYHENVSLGSSSAPFGGGVSFNHSLMAEHSGNYSCEANNGQGAQRSAVVTLNITVPTEDRKEPLTSGVIGVLLGILSPTAIAPLFCCWLKRKRGRLSARDPPRSPPRPAPQQTTYINSQALKQLQPVYENVNVVSGDEVYSLVYCTQQERPATAEEPSETNIEDKDSSAIYYRLMADLTDVDYEDAM